Proteins encoded together in one Planctomyces sp. SH-PL14 window:
- the modB gene encoding molybdate ABC transporter permease subunit encodes MDLTAIWLTLQLATATTVILAAVGLPLAYWLAMTPWRGKFFVEAIVALPLVLPPTVVGFYVLIATGPYSPVGSAYEAATGQRLAFSFPGILVGSLLCNLPFTVRPFLAAFQSLNRRLVEAAWCLGESGWRTFWRVALPLSWPGILGGLVLTFAHTVGEFGVVLMVGGNIPGVTRTLSIAIYDDVEALDYASAGRTSLLLLVFAIGMLSLAQKLGQRRMPA; translated from the coding sequence TTGGACCTCACCGCGATCTGGCTGACGCTCCAACTGGCAACCGCGACCACCGTGATCCTCGCGGCGGTCGGGCTGCCGCTCGCTTACTGGCTGGCCATGACGCCGTGGCGCGGCAAGTTCTTCGTCGAAGCGATCGTCGCCCTGCCGCTGGTCCTCCCGCCGACGGTCGTCGGCTTCTACGTCCTGATAGCGACCGGCCCCTACAGCCCGGTCGGATCCGCCTATGAGGCCGCCACGGGACAGCGGCTCGCGTTCTCTTTCCCAGGGATCCTCGTCGGGTCGCTCCTCTGCAACCTTCCGTTCACCGTGCGGCCGTTTCTGGCCGCCTTCCAGTCGCTGAATCGCCGGCTCGTCGAAGCCGCGTGGTGCCTCGGTGAATCCGGCTGGCGGACGTTCTGGCGCGTCGCCCTCCCCCTCTCGTGGCCCGGCATCCTCGGCGGCCTCGTCCTGACCTTCGCCCACACGGTCGGCGAGTTCGGCGTCGTCCTGATGGTCGGCGGCAACATCCCCGGCGTCACCCGCACCCTCTCGATCGCGATCTACGACGACGTCGAAGCCCTGGACTACGCCTCGGCCGGACGGACGTCGCTGCTCCTCCTGGTCTTCGCCATCGGGATGCTGTCGCTCGCCCAGAAGCTCGGCCAGCGGAGGATGCCGGCGTGA
- a CDS encoding DUF1080 domain-containing protein, producing the protein MNRRIRLLLVSCCVLFSGSRGSAARADAAPGVAPTSTVRLVNGKDLGLWYTWLTDDRYEDPRGVFTILPDGILRISGDGFGGLITKQEYRDYHLVMEYRWGTATWRTRKDKARDGGLLLHCQGPDGNFGGSAAQPGPWMTSVECQIIEGGVGDILVLQGKDAEGKTMEAAATSRVTRDRDGEPAWAADGKAERFTKGRINWFGRDPDWKDALGYRGKSDPDSPGQEWTTLECFCRGDTLVYRVNGVVVNRASEVLPRQGKILLQTEGAEMFVRKLELRPLPAPDQIP; encoded by the coding sequence TTGAATCGACGAATTCGACTCCTTCTCGTCTCCTGCTGTGTCCTGTTTTCGGGGAGCCGCGGATCCGCGGCCCGGGCGGATGCGGCCCCCGGTGTCGCGCCGACTTCGACCGTTCGGCTCGTGAACGGCAAGGACCTCGGCCTGTGGTACACCTGGCTCACCGATGACCGGTACGAGGATCCGCGGGGGGTGTTCACGATCCTGCCCGATGGCATCCTGCGGATCTCCGGCGACGGGTTCGGCGGGCTGATCACGAAGCAGGAGTACCGCGACTACCACCTGGTCATGGAGTACCGGTGGGGGACGGCGACCTGGCGGACGCGGAAGGACAAGGCCCGGGATGGGGGCCTGCTGCTGCACTGCCAGGGGCCCGATGGGAACTTCGGCGGCTCGGCGGCCCAGCCGGGGCCGTGGATGACTTCGGTGGAGTGTCAGATCATCGAGGGGGGCGTGGGGGACATACTCGTCCTGCAGGGGAAGGACGCCGAAGGGAAGACGATGGAGGCGGCCGCCACCAGCCGCGTGACGCGCGACCGTGACGGCGAGCCGGCCTGGGCCGCGGATGGCAAGGCGGAGCGGTTCACGAAGGGGCGGATCAACTGGTTCGGCCGCGATCCGGACTGGAAGGACGCGCTCGGCTACCGCGGGAAGTCCGATCCCGACAGCCCGGGACAGGAGTGGACCACGCTCGAGTGCTTCTGCCGCGGCGACACGCTTGTCTATCGCGTGAACGGCGTGGTCGTAAACCGCGCGTCGGAGGTCCTGCCCCGGCAGGGAAAGATTCTGCTGCAGACCGAAGGGGCGGAGATGTTCGTCCGCAAGCTCGAACTTCGGCCGTTGCCGGCGCCGGACCAGATCCCCTGA
- a CDS encoding substrate-binding domain-containing protein encodes MASYNQSGHRVRKRRSELGWTQDELARRAGISRSAVTAVEAERLVPSVEAALGIARALQTTVEALFSPVDPATSTEVWAWPPAASTSPAWTATVGNRIVRYPASSIPMWTPLPHPETPGADQVETLAVAGCDPAAGLLASRFAAVTGLRLLAIPRSSRQGLELLRDGLVHMAGLHLATADAPEANIQAATQTLREPFRLLRIATWQDGVVVSPTAKLRSVEAAVAPKVKWVGRETGSGARQCLDRIFDGRPAPRRTARDHRGVAEAIRSGWAEAGVCVELVSAEAGLDFLPVQQEAYDLCYPARLADDRRIKALVSVVRSPAYRRLLDQLPGYDTSETGSLWESKG; translated from the coding sequence ATGGCATCCTACAATCAATCCGGGCACCGCGTCCGCAAACGCCGATCCGAACTCGGCTGGACCCAGGACGAACTCGCCCGCCGCGCCGGCATCTCCCGCTCCGCCGTCACCGCCGTCGAAGCGGAACGCCTCGTCCCCTCCGTCGAAGCCGCCCTCGGCATCGCCCGCGCCCTCCAGACCACTGTTGAGGCTCTCTTCAGCCCCGTCGACCCCGCCACATCCACCGAAGTCTGGGCCTGGCCCCCCGCCGCCTCCACCAGCCCCGCCTGGACCGCCACGGTCGGCAACCGCATCGTCCGCTACCCCGCCTCATCGATCCCGATGTGGACCCCCTTACCCCACCCGGAGACTCCCGGGGCCGACCAGGTCGAGACCCTCGCAGTCGCCGGCTGCGACCCCGCCGCCGGACTCCTGGCCAGCCGCTTCGCCGCCGTCACCGGATTGCGACTCCTCGCCATCCCCCGCTCCAGCCGGCAGGGCCTCGAACTGCTGCGGGACGGACTCGTCCACATGGCCGGCCTGCACCTGGCCACCGCCGATGCCCCGGAGGCAAACATCCAGGCCGCCACCCAAACCCTCCGCGAGCCCTTCCGCCTCCTCCGGATTGCTACGTGGCAGGACGGAGTCGTCGTCTCCCCCACCGCAAAACTCCGCTCCGTCGAGGCCGCCGTCGCGCCCAAAGTGAAGTGGGTCGGACGGGAGACCGGCTCCGGTGCCCGCCAATGCCTCGACCGGATCTTCGACGGCCGCCCCGCTCCCCGCCGGACCGCCCGCGATCACCGCGGCGTCGCCGAAGCGATCCGCAGCGGCTGGGCCGAAGCGGGGGTCTGCGTCGAACTCGTCAGCGCCGAAGCGGGACTCGACTTCCTCCCGGTCCAGCAGGAGGCCTACGACCTCTGCTATCCGGCCCGGCTGGCAGACGACCGCCGCATCAAGGCCCTCGTGAGCGTCGTCCGCTCTCCCGCCTACCGCCGCCTGCTCGATCAACTGCCCGGCTACGACACCTCGGAAACCGGCTCGCTGTGGGAGTCCAAGGGATGA
- a CDS encoding redoxin family protein: MRSVSVLAILWALAGLVPSASVVAVVRAADPAGFRTLQIGDPAPDFSLPAVDGKTYALGDFADRRLLLVIFTCNHCPTAQAYEERLAALHADYRDKGVAVVAISPNDDRAVRLDELGYTDVGDSFADMKLRAEERGFAFPYLYDGETQKVSLAYGAVATPHVFLFDQDRKLRYSGRIDDGEVKPPTSHDARNALDALLAGKPVPVERTRTFGCSTKWSDKRKDAVAYLEKADQEPVELQAIDEAGLKALVRNETDKLLLINVWASWCGPCVTELPEFVTMNRMYRRRDFQMVTISMDELDQREDALKVLKEKRVAVTNYIADVGDRDRLAEAIDGEWSGPVPYTILVAPGGKVLYRESNAVDSLKLRRRIVDFLGRTYAKRASK, translated from the coding sequence ATGCGCTCGGTGTCTGTTCTCGCGATCCTGTGGGCCCTGGCGGGTCTGGTTCCTTCGGCCTCGGTGGTGGCGGTCGTTCGGGCCGCGGACCCGGCGGGATTCCGGACGCTGCAGATCGGCGATCCGGCGCCCGACTTCTCGCTCCCCGCCGTAGACGGCAAGACGTATGCCCTGGGAGACTTTGCCGATCGCCGGTTGCTGCTGGTGATCTTTACCTGCAATCACTGTCCGACCGCCCAGGCCTATGAGGAGCGGCTCGCCGCGCTGCATGCCGACTACCGGGACAAGGGGGTGGCGGTGGTGGCGATCTCGCCGAACGACGATCGGGCGGTGCGGCTGGACGAGCTGGGGTACACCGACGTCGGGGACTCGTTCGCGGACATGAAGCTGCGGGCGGAGGAGCGGGGGTTTGCGTTCCCCTATCTGTATGACGGAGAGACGCAGAAGGTTTCGCTGGCCTACGGGGCGGTGGCGACGCCGCACGTGTTTCTGTTCGATCAGGATCGGAAGCTGCGGTACAGCGGCCGGATTGATGACGGGGAGGTGAAGCCGCCGACGAGTCATGATGCGCGGAATGCTCTCGATGCTCTACTGGCGGGGAAGCCGGTTCCGGTGGAGCGGACGCGGACGTTCGGGTGTTCGACGAAGTGGTCGGACAAGCGGAAGGACGCGGTGGCTTACCTCGAGAAGGCGGACCAGGAGCCGGTCGAGCTGCAGGCGATCGACGAGGCGGGGCTGAAGGCGCTGGTTCGGAACGAGACGGACAAGTTGCTGCTCATCAATGTGTGGGCGAGCTGGTGCGGTCCGTGCGTGACGGAGTTGCCGGAGTTCGTGACCATGAACCGGATGTATCGTCGGCGGGACTTTCAGATGGTGACGATCAGCATGGACGAGCTGGACCAGCGGGAGGATGCGCTGAAGGTCCTGAAGGAGAAGCGGGTGGCGGTGACGAACTACATTGCCGATGTGGGGGACCGGGACCGATTGGCGGAGGCGATTGACGGGGAGTGGTCGGGTCCTGTGCCGTACACGATTCTGGTGGCTCCCGGGGGGAAGGTTTTGTATCGGGAGTCGAATGCGGTGGACTCGTTGAAGTTGCGGCGGCGGATTGTGGATTTTCTGGGTCGGACGTACGCGAAGCGGGCCAGCAAGTAG
- a CDS encoding sigma-70 family RNA polymerase sigma factor: MDPSRSPEHATEEPLTDPEGCRAAAEPAGSEPPSPSFPDGDPPGGAFAGLIVKHDRALLRYIMTLIPRRDDAEEILQRTAATLWEHFPQYDRTRPFLPWALRFAYFEVLNFRKEMARDRLVFREDVLALIAETRGQLEPELDARRAALRSCLDRLAPADLSLLRRRYCDSSSVGTLAEEAGKTAKALYRRLDRIRELVWECVTRRMAHQAPRPEEGLST; this comes from the coding sequence ATGGACCCGTCCCGCTCGCCCGAACACGCCACCGAAGAACCGTTGACCGATCCCGAAGGCTGCCGCGCGGCGGCGGAGCCCGCCGGCTCCGAGCCGCCGTCTCCCTCCTTTCCGGACGGCGACCCGCCGGGAGGCGCGTTCGCCGGCCTGATCGTAAAGCACGACCGGGCGCTCCTCCGTTACATCATGACCCTCATTCCTCGCCGCGACGACGCCGAAGAGATCCTGCAGAGGACGGCGGCGACGCTGTGGGAGCACTTTCCGCAGTATGACCGGACCCGGCCGTTCCTCCCGTGGGCGCTCCGGTTCGCCTACTTCGAGGTCCTGAATTTCCGCAAGGAGATGGCGCGGGACCGGCTCGTCTTCCGGGAGGATGTGCTGGCCCTGATCGCCGAGACCCGCGGGCAGCTCGAACCGGAACTGGATGCCCGCCGCGCCGCCCTGCGGAGCTGTCTCGATCGGCTCGCTCCCGCGGACCTGAGCCTGCTGCGCCGCCGCTACTGCGATTCCTCGTCGGTCGGGACCCTGGCCGAGGAGGCGGGGAAGACCGCGAAGGCGCTCTACCGCCGCCTGGACCGGATTCGGGAGCTCGTCTGGGAGTGCGTGACGCGCCGGATGGCCCATCAGGCACCCCGTCCGGAGGAAGGACTTTCGACATGA
- a CDS encoding SLOG family protein produces MPHSGTTPDARNSARGPAGPRERTTSGCALDTRSPGAPSRIRPRTSPTGAAPTVPPPRKGGPNRPGDSPRPTIPARLPKQGFPTSAPSDTVPLFRRLQSFRSLGAVPQTTGDRGDDDRCRDWRPGLSGRADRPHCPDRRLPQSLHRPPDRGGRAGADTLCRQWATARGIPVETIPADWTEHGWAAGPVRNRAILDRKPGLLVVFTGSPEAEDFARLAAERHLLVFRWPRNPPPPAPSTDGTTVTG; encoded by the coding sequence GTGCCGCACTCGGGAACCACGCCAGACGCCCGCAACTCCGCCAGGGGCCCTGCTGGCCCCCGTGAGCGAACCACGTCGGGATGTGCACTGGATACCCGTTCTCCGGGCGCGCCGTCCCGCATTCGCCCGAGAACCAGCCCCACCGGAGCAGCCCCCACGGTCCCTCCCCCTCGCAAAGGCGGCCCAAACCGCCCCGGAGATTCCCCCCGCCCCACGATCCCCGCCCGTCTCCCCAAACAGGGTTTCCCGACCTCCGCCCCATCCGATACGGTGCCCCTCTTCCGGCGGCTCCAGAGCTTTCGGTCGCTTGGAGCCGTCCCACAAACGACAGGAGACCGCGGAGACGATGATCGTTGCCGTGACTGGAGGCCGGGACTTTCGGGACGCGCAGACCGTCCACATTGTCCTGACCGTCGTCTACCGCAAAGTCTCCATCGACCTCCTGATCGAGGGGGGCGCGCCGGGGCCGACACGCTCTGCCGCCAGTGGGCCACGGCCCGCGGCATCCCCGTCGAGACGATCCCCGCGGACTGGACCGAACACGGCTGGGCCGCCGGTCCTGTCCGCAACCGGGCGATTCTCGACCGCAAGCCGGGTCTCCTTGTGGTCTTCACCGGCAGCCCGGAGGCGGAGGACTTTGCGCGCCTCGCCGCAGAGCGTCACCTTCTGGTTTTCCGCTGGCCTCGCAATCCGCCTCCTCCGGCTCCCAGCACGGATGGAACGACGGTCACCGGCTGA
- the modA gene encoding molybdate ABC transporter substrate-binding protein, whose product MNIRLSGLLLLVLVSLAGCRPEAPAKPAPPATDASPKGTSTVSVAAASDLKFAFDELVRDFEKASPGTKVTVTYGASGKFFAQLSNKAPFDLFLSADIAYPQKLIEQGHAAAGSEFHYADGQIVLWVRNDSPINLEEAGAKAVLDPSVRKVAIANPEHAPYGRAAQQALKSLDLYTEIEPKLVLGENIAQTAQFVESGGADIGVLALSLALAPALSEKGRYWILPPSAYQPIRQGGVILNWAADRSAAERLRDHLLSERGRAALSHFGFHAPGE is encoded by the coding sequence ATGAACATCCGATTGAGCGGTCTCTTGCTTCTGGTCCTCGTCAGCCTCGCCGGCTGTCGCCCCGAAGCCCCGGCCAAACCCGCACCGCCAGCCACGGACGCCAGTCCCAAAGGAACGTCGACCGTCTCCGTCGCCGCCGCGTCCGATCTGAAGTTCGCGTTCGACGAACTCGTCCGGGACTTCGAGAAGGCCTCCCCTGGGACCAAGGTGACCGTCACCTACGGCGCCTCGGGCAAGTTCTTCGCCCAGTTGTCGAACAAGGCCCCCTTCGACCTCTTCCTCTCCGCCGACATCGCCTACCCGCAAAAGCTGATCGAGCAGGGACACGCCGCCGCGGGTTCGGAGTTCCACTACGCGGACGGCCAGATTGTCCTGTGGGTCCGGAACGACTCTCCGATCAATCTCGAAGAGGCGGGAGCCAAAGCGGTCCTCGATCCCTCGGTCCGGAAGGTCGCAATCGCAAACCCTGAGCACGCCCCCTACGGCCGGGCCGCCCAGCAGGCCCTCAAGTCCCTGGACCTGTACACGGAGATCGAGCCCAAACTCGTCCTGGGGGAGAACATCGCCCAGACGGCGCAGTTCGTCGAATCCGGCGGAGCCGACATCGGAGTCCTCGCCCTTTCGCTCGCCCTGGCCCCCGCCCTGAGCGAAAAGGGGCGGTACTGGATCCTCCCCCCCTCGGCCTACCAGCCGATCCGGCAGGGGGGCGTCATTCTCAACTGGGCCGCGGACCGATCGGCGGCGGAGCGGCTCCGCGACCATCTCCTCAGCGAACGAGGTCGGGCCGCCCTGTCCCACTTCGGCTTCCACGCGCCGGGAGAGTGA
- a CDS encoding ArsR/SmtB family transcription factor — MSVERFDEAAYSRMMRALAAPARFKILDLLRHGELSAGEIGNRIEQGSSAVSFHLRTLLTAGIVRRTERGRTHLYGLAPAVFRPGDRRTRPDRIDLGYCRLEFP; from the coding sequence ATGTCCGTGGAACGGTTCGACGAAGCCGCGTACTCGCGAATGATGCGGGCCCTGGCGGCCCCCGCCCGGTTCAAGATTCTGGACCTGCTGCGGCATGGCGAGCTGTCGGCGGGGGAGATCGGGAACCGGATCGAGCAGGGGAGTTCGGCGGTCTCCTTTCACTTGCGGACGCTTCTGACGGCGGGGATTGTGCGGCGGACGGAGCGGGGGCGGACGCATCTTTACGGCTTGGCCCCCGCCGTGTTTCGCCCCGGGGATCGTCGGACGCGCCCCGATCGGATCGATCTGGGATACTGCCGGCTGGAGTTCCCCTGA
- a CDS encoding LamG-like jellyroll fold domain-containing protein: MSRSDDPRGPAAGRAVLRQLAEGTLPPAEFERLESALRDDAAARAEYVRYMDHEAGLYEEMSFRGEDLPRPAGDPNEGAAEGTARRRRMRWGQGLVALGALATLIVAGLSRLPGRNEPTRFMEARLKGLEDAAVVTHASGIVQSPGDRPLVMGTRLKPGILELRQGEVQIDFLSGARVLLKAPAELHLLSSTAATLVSGSVGARVADGAEKFVLGTPDAAIVDLGTEFAVNVDRSGDSQVRVYDGEVEVSLLGEDGSTVFSQRLKEMETVKIDRSTRSVRAVDLPDSMFVTVREIDRSSLNVTPAYAASIREAKPFLYWRFEESPVDAATGERRLRNEAGDGPGGRIVVDPAEPEAIRIEDGAVRFSDARRSRYLVADAPLEKINEGAFTIELWLKSETFHWGSIASLVVPGFRGGGDKHMALIELAHGTKMVHKPSVVRFLHRHPPGGHNFGWNLFGRDTCMPGEWTYVVVVKEPDELRLYVNGALVRSIRGAETAGNDSDPYVFTMGQMGFHPTMRKFQGMVDELAIYRRALSPQEIREHYWTMMAGNGAKADEGPVARNASEGRGILPAQAASGSGTPPSGRRGSGLTSMASASLR; encoded by the coding sequence ATGAGCCGTTCCGACGATCCTCGAGGTCCTGCCGCGGGGCGGGCCGTTTTGAGACAACTGGCGGAGGGAACGCTCCCCCCCGCGGAGTTCGAGCGGCTGGAGTCCGCGCTGCGGGACGATGCCGCGGCCCGGGCGGAGTATGTCCGCTACATGGATCATGAGGCGGGGCTGTACGAGGAGATGTCGTTCCGCGGGGAGGATCTCCCCCGACCGGCGGGCGATCCGAACGAAGGGGCGGCCGAAGGGACCGCCCGGCGGCGACGGATGCGTTGGGGACAGGGACTGGTTGCACTCGGCGCGCTGGCGACCCTGATTGTGGCGGGGCTCTCCCGTCTTCCCGGACGGAACGAGCCGACGCGGTTCATGGAGGCCCGGCTCAAGGGGCTCGAGGATGCCGCCGTCGTCACGCACGCGTCCGGGATCGTCCAGTCCCCCGGCGACCGCCCGCTCGTCATGGGGACCCGCCTGAAGCCGGGGATCCTTGAGCTCCGCCAGGGGGAGGTCCAGATCGATTTCCTCTCCGGAGCCCGCGTGCTGCTGAAGGCCCCGGCCGAACTGCATCTGCTCTCCAGCACCGCGGCGACGCTCGTCAGCGGGTCCGTCGGGGCGCGGGTCGCGGACGGCGCTGAGAAGTTCGTCCTCGGGACGCCGGATGCCGCGATCGTCGACCTGGGGACGGAGTTCGCCGTGAACGTCGACCGGTCGGGAGACAGCCAGGTCCGGGTCTATGACGGCGAAGTCGAAGTCTCGCTCCTTGGCGAGGATGGAAGCACGGTCTTCAGCCAGCGGCTCAAGGAAATGGAGACGGTCAAGATCGACCGGTCGACCCGGTCGGTGCGGGCCGTCGATCTCCCGGACTCGATGTTCGTGACGGTCCGCGAAATCGATCGCAGCTCGCTGAACGTGACTCCGGCGTATGCCGCGTCGATCCGCGAGGCGAAGCCGTTCCTCTACTGGCGGTTCGAAGAGTCTCCGGTCGATGCGGCGACGGGGGAACGGCGGCTCCGCAACGAGGCGGGGGACGGCCCGGGGGGACGGATCGTCGTCGATCCCGCGGAGCCGGAGGCGATCCGGATCGAAGACGGAGCGGTGCGGTTCTCGGATGCCCGGAGGTCCCGCTACCTCGTGGCCGACGCGCCGCTGGAGAAAATCAACGAGGGGGCGTTCACGATCGAGCTGTGGTTGAAATCGGAGACCTTCCATTGGGGGTCGATCGCCAGCCTTGTGGTGCCGGGATTCCGGGGCGGGGGCGACAAGCACATGGCCCTGATCGAGCTCGCGCACGGGACGAAGATGGTCCACAAGCCGAGCGTGGTGCGGTTCCTGCACCGGCACCCCCCGGGGGGCCACAACTTCGGCTGGAACCTGTTCGGGCGGGACACCTGCATGCCGGGCGAATGGACTTACGTGGTCGTGGTCAAGGAGCCGGACGAGCTGCGGCTGTATGTGAACGGAGCCCTGGTCCGGAGCATCCGGGGGGCGGAGACGGCGGGGAACGACAGCGATCCGTATGTCTTCACGATGGGGCAGATGGGGTTCCATCCGACGATGCGGAAGTTCCAGGGGATGGTGGACGAGCTGGCAATCTATCGGCGGGCTCTCTCCCCGCAGGAGATCCGCGAGCACTACTGGACGATGATGGCGGGGAACGGCGCGAAGGCGGACGAGGGGCCGGTCGCGAGGAATGCCTCTGAAGGACGCGGGATCCTGCCGGCCCAAGCGGCGTCGGGTTCGGGAACGCCTCCCTCGGGACGACGCGGATCGGGCCTGACCTCGATGGCCTCCGCATCCCTCCGGTAG
- a CDS encoding DUF1559 domain-containing protein — MRARRRGFTLIELLVVIAIIAVLVAILLPAVQQAREAARQTQCRNHLKQFGLALHSYHETHGAFCPGVVIQQTGSTQGNWSWGSYLLPFVDQAGMYNKLRVGDLRLTQAIADTTPGGLRELLQKPLAVYRCPSDTGPMLNSYHLINSVPTTLSNYVASNASRSLRLDPGPLSSTGSVTASNGMFHANHCVSIRDVTDGTSNTIALGERAWVLSATPVNAALAFGIQSNTEAVSANNTGMIQAFGCGYVLVNSATSTSGPSNYMRNYSSMHVGGANFVMGDGAVRFLSENLDHNIATAQCDSLTEALMGIDDGKIIGEF; from the coding sequence ATGCGCGCTCGACGTCGAGGCTTCACGCTGATCGAACTATTGGTCGTCATCGCCATCATCGCGGTGCTGGTGGCGATCCTGCTTCCCGCCGTCCAGCAGGCCCGCGAAGCGGCCCGCCAGACGCAGTGCCGCAATCACCTCAAGCAATTTGGGCTGGCCCTCCACAGCTACCACGAAACCCACGGGGCGTTCTGTCCCGGCGTCGTAATCCAGCAGACCGGGAGCACGCAGGGGAACTGGTCCTGGGGCTCGTATCTGCTCCCGTTCGTCGACCAGGCGGGGATGTACAACAAGCTGCGAGTCGGAGACCTCCGACTCACGCAGGCGATCGCCGACACGACGCCGGGGGGGCTGCGTGAGCTGCTCCAGAAGCCGCTCGCCGTTTACCGCTGCCCATCGGATACCGGTCCGATGCTCAACTCCTATCACCTGATCAACTCGGTCCCGACCACGCTCTCGAACTACGTCGCCAGCAACGCCTCCCGCTCCCTCCGTCTCGATCCGGGACCGCTCTCCAGCACCGGCTCCGTCACCGCCTCCAACGGGATGTTTCACGCCAACCACTGCGTCTCGATCCGCGACGTCACCGACGGGACGAGCAACACGATCGCCCTTGGCGAGCGGGCCTGGGTCCTCAGCGCCACGCCGGTCAACGCGGCCCTCGCTTTCGGGATCCAGAGCAACACGGAAGCGGTCAGCGCCAACAACACCGGCATGATCCAGGCATTCGGCTGCGGCTACGTGCTGGTCAACAGTGCCACCAGCACGAGCGGCCCGTCGAACTACATGCGGAACTACAGCAGCATGCATGTCGGCGGCGCCAACTTCGTGATGGGGGACGGCGCGGTCCGGTTCCTGAGCGAGAACCTGGACCACAACATCGCCACCGCCCAGTGCGATAGCCTGACGGAAGCCCTGATGGGGATCGACGACGGCAAAATCATCGGCGAGTTTTAG
- a CDS encoding carboxypeptidase-like regulatory domain-containing protein, translating into MLAMRRTVFATLLLLLPACSGRPADQPALGVVSGQVRLDGQPLADATIFFSPEGGGRTSVGRTDAEGRYALNYVGQEEGAKVGKHVVRVTTSQEVANPKTGRSMHTTEKVPRQYNDKSELTRDVAEGANTIDLELTSAGPKK; encoded by the coding sequence TTGCTTGCGATGCGACGGACGGTCTTCGCCACCCTGCTGCTTCTGCTCCCCGCTTGCAGCGGCCGTCCCGCCGATCAGCCCGCGCTCGGGGTCGTTTCCGGTCAGGTGCGGCTCGACGGTCAGCCGCTCGCCGACGCGACGATCTTTTTCAGCCCCGAAGGGGGCGGCAGGACGTCGGTGGGCCGGACCGACGCGGAAGGCCGATACGCGCTGAACTACGTGGGCCAGGAGGAGGGAGCGAAAGTCGGCAAGCACGTCGTCCGGGTCACGACGAGCCAGGAGGTCGCCAACCCCAAGACCGGTCGATCGATGCACACGACAGAGAAGGTCCCTCGTCAGTACAACGACAAATCGGAGCTGACGCGGGACGTCGCCGAGGGGGCCAACACGATCGACCTGGAGCTGACATCCGCCGGTCCCAAGAAGTGA
- the rsmH gene encoding 16S rRNA (cytosine(1402)-N(4))-methyltransferase RsmH, with translation MSESEPPRPPRRPRYRGTHPRAFGEKYKELHPDQYGDEVAKVLESGKTPAGTHRPILVEEILEVLAPQPGEVAVDCTLGYGGHARALLAAVSPGGRLLGIDADPIELPKTEARLRELGFPPEALVVRRMNYAGAAQFIAEAAPERADLLLADLGLSSMQIDDPARGFTFKADGPLDMRMNPSKGSSAAQLLSTLTPDRLARLLADNADEPLAVPVASAILQAHRRTPLTTTRALADIVFTAAARLPRGEDDEPESTVRRVFQALRIAVNEEFKTLDTFLKRLPECLKPGGRAAILSFHSGEDRRVKQAFKEGLQSGLYSSIAPDVIRPSPQERRANPRSNPAKLRYAIRAATT, from the coding sequence ATGTCCGAGTCCGAACCTCCCCGCCCCCCGCGCCGTCCCCGCTACCGCGGCACGCACCCCAGGGCCTTCGGCGAAAAGTACAAGGAGCTCCATCCCGACCAGTACGGCGACGAAGTCGCCAAGGTCCTCGAATCGGGCAAAACCCCCGCCGGCACCCACCGTCCAATCCTCGTCGAGGAGATCCTCGAAGTCCTCGCCCCCCAGCCCGGCGAGGTCGCGGTCGACTGCACGCTCGGCTACGGCGGCCATGCCCGCGCCCTCCTGGCTGCCGTCTCGCCCGGAGGACGGCTCCTCGGAATCGACGCCGATCCGATCGAGCTCCCCAAGACGGAAGCCCGGCTTCGAGAACTCGGGTTCCCGCCGGAAGCCCTCGTCGTGCGGCGGATGAACTATGCCGGCGCGGCGCAGTTCATTGCCGAAGCGGCCCCGGAGAGGGCGGACCTCCTGCTGGCGGACCTCGGGCTCTCGTCGATGCAGATCGACGACCCGGCGCGAGGCTTCACCTTCAAGGCGGACGGCCCGCTCGACATGCGGATGAACCCGTCGAAAGGCTCCTCCGCGGCGCAGCTCCTCTCCACCCTGACCCCGGACCGCCTCGCCCGGCTCCTCGCCGACAACGCCGACGAACCGCTCGCGGTTCCGGTCGCCTCCGCCATCCTGCAGGCTCACCGCCGGACGCCGCTGACGACCACGAGAGCGCTCGCCGACATCGTCTTCACGGCCGCCGCCCGCCTCCCCCGCGGCGAGGACGACGAACCGGAATCGACGGTCCGGCGGGTTTTCCAGGCCCTGCGGATCGCCGTGAACGAAGAGTTCAAGACCCTCGACACGTTCCTCAAGCGGCTTCCCGAGTGCCTCAAGCCGGGGGGCCGGGCGGCGATTCTCTCCTTCCACTCCGGAGAAGACCGCCGCGTCAAACAGGCCTTCAAGGAGGGGCTCCAGAGCGGCCTCTACTCGTCGATCGCGCCGGACGTGATCCGCCCCTCCCCGCAGGAGCGCCGCGCCAATCCCCGCTCCAACCCGGCCAAGCTGCGGTACGCCATCCGCGCCGCCACGACATGA